The Methanothrix sp. genome includes a window with the following:
- a CDS encoding GNAT family N-acetyltransferase — protein MERSSDGRGRIFRPAIRQFDLKDLPSIMEIDREVGGGYSPELFMTFHEYHPQTMLVAEVAGEVVGVVIGFKHTPLEGRVFWLAVRSAYQGRGIGRSLLSAILRLFRRLGAVSATLEVRIGNRRAQSLYSSMGFVVDNVIPSYYSDGEAALIMRKIL, from the coding sequence ATGGAGAGAAGCTCAGACGGCAGGGGTCGCATATTCCGGCCGGCGATCAGGCAGTTCGATCTGAAGGATCTGCCATCCATTATGGAGATAGACAGGGAGGTCGGAGGTGGTTACAGCCCGGAGCTATTCATGACGTTCCATGAGTACCATCCCCAGACTATGCTTGTCGCCGAGGTCGCTGGTGAGGTCGTGGGTGTTGTGATAGGTTTCAAGCACACACCACTCGAGGGTAGGGTATTCTGGCTCGCTGTGAGGTCTGCATACCAGGGGCGAGGTATCGGCAGGAGCCTGCTCTCTGCGATTCTCCGTCTCTTCAGGAGGCTCGGCGCTGTGAGCGCAACGCTGGAGGTAAGGATAGGGAACAGAAGAGCGCAGAGCCTCTATTCATCCATGGGCTTCGTGGTTGATAACGTGATCCCAAGCTACTACTCAGATGGTGAAGCAGCCCTGATAATGCGCAAAATCCTCTGA
- a CDS encoding DUF87 domain-containing protein: MRGSVGVIVGETSPLQFKFMIHGAVGRGDYVKVRGEGKSWILAQVEEIRRSNTAYSIAHMERGCTQTCREWVVADARVIGVPSEGRIRSPATPPRPGEEVYAADERMIAAALGLAKGDMYIGILKGHDLRVELDANTLVQKHCSVLAKTGSGKSYTAAVILEELLDKGVALLVIDTHGEYGSMRYPNKEGDFSRFGVKPKGYNITVYTPANLAVNPRADRPFRFDGLNLSARDIARMLPEDSTNGSVALLYEAIASLKSERESYDLEDIIKQVEKSTSKSKWTLIGQLEQLLEMGIFSGEPTRPEELLQRGHASVIDMTGVPQEMQPMIVAKLLTDLFEARKLGRVCPGMVVVEEAHNYIPERGTGKAASTSIIRTIAAEGRKFGMGLMIISQRPARVDKNVLSQCNTQIIMRVTNPNDLKALSKGLEGMSSELEEEIKRLPPGTAMIVSNEIERPIVVNIRPRRSRHGGVSTPIVMTGQPVKGPAPRREPQKGPGLFLKKVLGPRGA; encoded by the coding sequence CGAGGGCAAGAGCTGGATACTCGCCCAGGTTGAGGAGATAAGGAGATCGAACACCGCGTACAGCATCGCCCACATGGAGAGGGGCTGCACACAGACGTGCAGGGAGTGGGTCGTTGCAGATGCACGTGTTATAGGAGTACCCTCAGAGGGTCGCATAAGATCGCCTGCAACGCCGCCCAGGCCGGGTGAGGAGGTTTATGCAGCAGATGAGAGGATGATAGCTGCTGCCCTGGGGCTTGCCAAAGGCGATATGTACATAGGCATCCTGAAGGGGCACGATCTCAGGGTGGAGCTCGATGCCAACACGCTTGTGCAGAAACACTGCAGCGTTCTGGCCAAGACCGGCAGCGGTAAATCGTACACTGCCGCGGTGATCCTGGAGGAGCTGCTAGATAAGGGTGTGGCGCTTCTCGTGATAGACACGCACGGCGAGTACGGCTCGATGAGGTACCCGAACAAGGAGGGGGACTTCAGCAGGTTCGGGGTTAAGCCAAAAGGCTACAACATAACCGTGTACACCCCAGCGAACCTTGCGGTGAACCCGAGGGCGGACAGGCCGTTCAGGTTCGATGGATTGAACCTCTCCGCCAGGGATATAGCCAGGATGCTCCCTGAGGACTCGACCAATGGATCTGTGGCTCTTCTATACGAGGCGATAGCTTCTTTGAAATCGGAGAGGGAGAGCTACGATCTCGAGGATATAATAAAGCAGGTTGAGAAGTCCACATCCAAGTCGAAGTGGACGCTGATCGGGCAGCTCGAGCAGCTCCTCGAGATGGGCATCTTTTCAGGGGAGCCAACGAGGCCTGAGGAGCTCCTCCAGCGGGGCCATGCGTCTGTGATCGACATGACCGGAGTTCCGCAGGAGATGCAGCCGATGATAGTCGCAAAGCTGCTAACAGACCTATTCGAGGCCCGGAAGCTTGGAAGGGTCTGCCCGGGGATGGTTGTCGTAGAGGAGGCGCACAACTACATACCTGAGAGGGGAACGGGCAAGGCAGCGTCAACATCCATAATAAGAACGATCGCTGCAGAGGGGCGCAAGTTTGGCATGGGTCTGATGATCATCAGCCAGAGGCCTGCGAGGGTCGACAAGAATGTCCTGTCACAGTGCAACACCCAGATAATAATGCGCGTGACAAATCCAAATGATCTAAAGGCTTTATCGAAGGGGCTGGAGGGTATGAGCTCCGAGCTCGAGGAGGAGATCAAGAGGCTGCCTCCAGGGACGGCGATGATCGTGAGCAATGAGATCGAGAGACCCATTGTTGTGAACATCAGGCCCAGAAGGTCGAGGCACGGCGGCGTCAGCACCCCGATAGTGATGACCGGGCAGCCGGTGAAAGGCCCTGCACCCAGGAGAGAGCCGCAGAAGGGGCCGGGTCTGTTCCTCAAGAAGGTTCTCGGCCCGAGAGGAGCATGA